The genome window AAAATCCTCCTCAAATATTTTTGAAGAGATTATTTCAAAATTTATGGTGTATGAACATGTGGGAAGAATATTACGCTTACTATTAAACACACAATGCTAAACATTTTAGCATTGTGTGTTTTTAAATTTCTTAATACTCTTAAAAAAAATCGTAAAAAACCAAACTAACCCTACTAACGTTGCAATTAAAAAAATATATTCATTTGATTTCCTCCTATAATTTATATTCTTTCTTGCGACTATATAGCAGGGTCAATCTTATAATCTAATGTTATCCCCCAGAAATAAGCTTGACCTAATTTTATAAATAAATAAATGCTTTTTTGTTGATAAAAAAGGCAGGATAGGCATAGGTAATTCCATTAATTTATTCACGCTTAGGTCATTGCTTGTCTATACTATATGGAATAGATGTCGCAGGAGGAATGGTAAAGAAAATGAATTCACTTTTTGATTTCACGAATAAGACGGCAATTATCTCAGGGGGGAGTCGAGGGTTAGGAGAACAAATGGCTAAAACACTAGGTGAAGCTGGAGCTAATATTGTCATTTGTTCCAGAAACTTAGAACAGTGTACAAAAACTGCTGCTAAATTACAAGATAAAGGGATAAAGGTATTAGCCCTTCCATGCGATGTATCCAAAAAAGAGGATATAGACCATGTTATTAGTCAAACAATCGCCAAATTCCAAACAATAGATATCTTAATTAATAACAGCGGAACTTCCTGGATGGCACCTTTTCTTGATTATCCCGAAGAGAAATGGGATAAAGTACTGGATGTTAATCTCAAAGGCTCTTTTTTATTTTCACAGGCAGCTGCAAAAAAAATGGTAGAACAAAAAAAGGGAAAAATAATTAATATTTCTTCTGTTACTGCATTTAACGGAACTCCGCCACACTTATTAGATGCAATCGCGTATAACACTAGTAAAGGGGCACTCATTACATTAACCAAAGAATTAGCTATTAAGTTAGCTCGATATAATATCCAAGTAAATGCGATTGCGCCAGGATTTTTCCCTACAAGTATTACGACTAGCTTAGAAGATTATAAAAAACAAATTACTGCTGGAATTCCAGCAAGGCGCTTAGGGGAATTAAGTGATTTAGATGGAATTATTCTGCTCTTGGCTGGAGAATCTTCCAATTATATCACTGGACAAACAATTGCCATTGATGGTGGACTTTCCTCCAGTTTATAAAAAAGTGAGTCTTTAAATAGACTTTAGGATGTTCACTAAAAAAGAAAAGAAAGAGGGATAGGAAAATGGCACACGTTACAATCGATTTTTATGAGTTATTAAAGAAAGGTGGAACATTATTACAATATCAGTTAAATAACCGTATTAAAAAAAGCTTAAATCAAATGTCCATCATTGATTTCACGACTTCAAAAACAAATCCATTAACAAACAAAATAGATCGAATTCAAACCTATACAGAGCAATTAAGTAATTATATGAATCTACCTACTAAAACAGACCTTGCAAATGCAACCCAATTAATTCTTCAATCAGAAGAAAAAATCGATAATCTTGATGATCAGTTATTTGAATTAACGACAATGATGAAAGAAGTCAAACAATTAATAGAACAACTAAACATGAATCCTTCTGATGATTACTCTAATCAATTGACAACTATTATTACTGAACAAGAACAACGTATTTCCACACTTCAAAATGAATTGACACAAGCAAAACAACAATTGGATTCACAAAAAGACGAACTCAGCTTTTCTACTTTTTCCAATCAGGCGATATAATATGGCAAAAAAAAGTATAGCTAAATTTATTCATACCTTATCGTACGATCCTGCCGTTGGACAGTCAGAAAAATATGCCATCTGGAAAAAAAACAAAGCAACTTTATGGTATTACCCTTCTAAAGAAAGAAAATATAAAGAGTCGATTTTCCTTATTTATTCGATCGTAAATAAACCATATATTCTTGATTTAGGTCCCTCCATGAGTTTAATTGAGGCATTTAATAACGCAGGGTATGATACGTATTTAATTGATTTTGGAATCCCTGCATATGAAGATCGTCATTTAACCATTGATGATTATATAACAAAGTATATTCAACCAGGTTTTAAACGAGCGATGCGACATGCTAATTCCGATTCCTTTACTGTCATTGGTTTTTGTTTAGGAGGAACACTTGCCAGCATATTTGCCGCATTAGATAATCGTTATATTAAAAACTTAATTCTTGCCGTGTCTCCAATTAATTTTTCCGATTTTCCGGACTATGATAAGTGGCTGAATGCCCTTCGCGAAAATGAACTGCACCTTGAGGAATTAATCGATAAAATGGGAATTGTTCCTCCTGAATCGGTTAAATATGGTACTAGGTTACTTGTTGCTCCCCTGTCATTCAGTCATTATTTAGCACTTTTGAATCGTTCTGGCGAAGATAAATACTCGGAAAAATGGGCAAGAATGAACAAATGGACACTTGATCATATCCCTGTAGCTGGTGCAACATTTAAACAACTTATGAATGACTATGTCAGGGACAATAAGATGATTGAGGGTGGATTAACAATCAACGGGGAAGAGGTTGATTTGGCGAACATTCACTCTAATTTACTCGTATTTTCCACCAAGAATGATCCACTTGTTCCAAGTTCTCTCTGCGAACCAATTATGGATCTTGTTTCAAGTCAAGATAAATCCTTTGTTTTATTTGAGGGCGGGCATGCTGGTCTCGTTGCGAGTTCCCATATGCCAGAACCAATGGAAAAGTGGCTGCAAGCGCACAGCACCCCCTTATAAAAAATTACAGACCCCATCAAATTAATAAAATGGGGTCTGTAATTTTTTATATTATATTTTAATAAAACTTTCTACTTTGTACTTTCAAATCTTTCCACAAACAATGCTAATGTTCTAGTCATAGCGCCTGTTCCGCCTGGATTTCCTAAATCAGTAGCTTTACTTTGGGTAGACGTTCCAGCAATATCCAAATGCACCCATGGTGTTTCCTCTGCAAATTCGCCGATAAAGGCCCCACCCATAATTGCATGACCAGCGGCACCTGGTGAATTATTTAAATCTGCAATCGGACTATTGCGCACTAATTTCTTATGACTCTCGAAAATAGGCAGTCTCCACATTTGTTCCCCTGCTTCATAGGAAGCTTCTAACACTTGTTCAAATAAAGATTCATTATTTGTCATTGCACCTGTCGTTTCCATTCCTAAAGCAGTAATTACTCCACCTGTAAGGGTTGCAACATCTACAAGGTAGTCAGCGCCATGATGTTTTGCGTAAGTTACTGCATCTGCTAAAACTAAGCGACCTTCTGCATCTGTATTTAATACCTCAATTGTTTTTCCACTCATTGATGTGATAACATCATCTGGTTTAAACGCATTACCACTTATCATATTATCAGTAGATGGAATAACTGCAACGACATTTTGTTCTGGTCTCAATTCTCCAATAATCTCCATTGCTCCAAGAACTGCTGCCGCACCGCCCATATCCGTTTTCATACCGACAATACCTGTTTTTGGCTTAATAGAATAGCCACCTGTATCAAACGTAATCCCTTTTCCGACTAAGCCGATGACATCTTCCCAGTTATCTTTTCCCTGGTATTTCAGCACAATCATTTTAGGAGGCTCTGTCGAACCTTGGTTCACAGCAAGCATTGCCCCCATACCAAGCTTTAACATATCTTCTCTCTCTAATATTTCTGCCTCAAAGCCATATTTTTCTGCTAATTCTAGTGCATAATTAGCTAGATCTGCTGCTTTTAACATATTTCCTGGCAAGTTAACTAGCGTACGTGCAGAATTTGTCGCCTGTCCGTATACATACCCTACTGTTAGCGATGACAAAACTTCCTCTTGCTCTGCATGGCTATAAACCGTAATTTCTGTAATCTTTTTTTCTGGTTCATTTGATTTTTGTTTATAACCTGAAAACTCATAGGTAGCAAGACCAAACGCTTCACTGCATGCATGAGCAACATCTTGTGCATCATTTTCCTCTGATATAAAGGAATCTAAGTATACAGCTGTTTCCACCCACTTTTCACTAGTAATACGTTTGAAAGTTGCTCCAAAGATTGCTTTTAACTCATCAAAGGAAAGTTCTTTCTTTTTTCCTAATCCAACAAAAATAATTCTTTTTGCTCCAATTTTTCCAAAAGTATGTATCACCGTAACGGACTTTTTCTTTGCTGAAATATCTCCATCTTTTACTAAACTGTTTAATTCTCCTTCAAACTGTTCGTCTAGTAATTGCAGCTGACCTTCTAATTTAATAGACTTATCAAATAATCCAATAATAATACTTTCATGATTATTTTGAAAATCCCATTCTTTCTGATATGAAAACATAATCAATTCCTCCATTCTATTTCTTCTTCTATTATAACGAATTTATTTATCATTTCGTATATCTAATTAAATTTACATCATTCAATTCTAAATGATAAAGCTGCATTCCTAAAGATGAGCTATAATTTATTTTGAAAAACAACTTTCTTATAATAGATACCAAAATATAAAAAGTTTTTTCGAATTTAAGTAGAAAGCTCGATATTTGGTTATGTTATAATAAGATAAGTGGAAAAGCAAAGTGAGCATTGAAAATTGCTCTCACCCATTTAAAAATGAATCGCATTTTGTTTTTCCATGGCTTTGAAAGCAAATAACACAGAATAAAATTCATTTTTACCCTATATCTAACTCCACTGTCTACCTCCTTATTTCCATTAATTCTCCTTATATGAAAGATTAATAATGCGTTAAATAAGGTATACATACTAAAAGTACATATTTTTCACAGAATGATGAGGTGTTTTTATGGAACTACTAGCTAACTTTCCTTTACTTGCAAGTTTGGCTGCAATCTTTTTTGCGCAATTTGTCAAAGTGCCAATCACTTATTTTGTTACAAAAAAAATTGACTGGTCTTTGTTAACAAGTACAGGAGGAATGCCAAGTTCTCACTCAGCAGCTGTAACTGCTCTGTCTACTGGTGTGGCTCTGCAAACAGGCTTTGATTCACCGATCTTTGCGGTTGCTGCTATTTTTGCGATAATCACAATGTTTGATGCTACAGGTGTTAGAAGACAGGCAGGAGAACAAGCAATTGTTTTAAATCGCTTAGTAAACGATTTTAATAAGTTTTTAAATGATGCAAAAGGGTGGCAAAACAAACCAGAACAGGAAAAAAGAAAAGAATTAAAGGAATTGTTAGGACATAAACCGATAGAAGTATTTTTTGGTGGACTAACCGGAATTGTATTGACGCTTGTTTTACATATGCTAATTTATTAACCTTCCCTTTATGAATAAATCCAAATAAAAACTGTTTAAGCTATTCAAAAGCAGTTATATTTATTCTAAAAAAAGAAGGATATCCTAAAAATCAACTAACAATTTTTTGTTAGGACTTTGATTTTAGGATATCCTTTTTACTTGTTAATTAAGTATGTAATTATTTGTTTTCTGCTTTTGTATACTGTTGACGGAATACTTGCATAGATTCTTCTTCATTTAATGCACTTAACGTTTCTTCTGTTAGTTTGCCTTTACCCATTTCCACTATGTATACATCTATTGTTTTCTTGCCCCATTGACTATATACATCTTGTACGGTTTCATAGTATAAATCTAATCTATTGCCATTAATGGCTGAACCAGTATCGGCGACAACCCCAAATCCATAATCAGGGATAAAAAGAATAGTTCCAATTGGAAATACACTAGTATCAGCAGCAATGGTACTATATAAATCTCTTTTTACTTTTACGCCTGAATAAGTAATACCGAATTGTGGATGGCCTGGATTCTTGCCAGTTGACTCATATCCAGCTGTATAGCCTGTTGCGATCACTCGCTTTGTCGGATATTGTGACCAATCTTTCATATTTTCTAGTGAAGGTGGTTTACCTGCAACCTCTTTACTGGATGAAATTTGTGTTTTTTCCGCCAATGCCTTTTTAAAGCTTTTTAATGCTACACTCATTTGCTTTATTGTATGATCAATATGATCTGGATTCTTACTTACCTGAGCATGTTCGTTAGTACTTAAATTTATCGAACTCGCCTTAACACCTGAAATCGATTGGAACGTGGTTAGTAGTGCTGCCATAAAAAGTAGAACCATTCCTACTCTTCTAAAAAACTTTTTATAAAAATTCATATTTTTCACTCCTCCCAAAACTATTCATTTCCCATATTCAAAGAATTTATTCATAAAAAGGTAAAAACCAGAACTTTCCCCCTAGTAAAATACCAAAAAAATACAAAAAAATATCGATTAAAAGCTTCTAATCGATAATTTTTACATTATTTTTCTGAATTATACCATTACCAATAAAAGTTAAAAATTGAAAATTTTATATTTTATAAAATTTATGAGTAGGATGGTGGCCTAGATATCTTTCAAAATTGGAAGATTTAAAAAGTGAGAAATCATAATCATTATGATATGATAGCTTGTAGAATTGATCTTTATTAGGAGGGTTTAGGAAAATTGGAAGAAAATCAAACCATTTATGATATTACTGTTATCGGTGGTGGACCTGTAGGCATGTTCACTGCTTTTTATGGAGGGATGAGACAAGCAACCGTTAAAATTATTGAGAGTCTCCCTACCCTTGGCGGTCAGCTTACAGCACTTTATCCCGAAAAATATATATATGACATTGCTGGATTTCCAAAAATTCGTGCTCAAGAGTTAGTCGATAATTTAGAAGAGCAAATGAAAAAATTTGAACAGTCTATCGTACTAGAACAAGCTGTTCAAACAGTGGAGAAACAAGGTGATGGTATATTCAAAATTACTACTGATAAAGAAGTCCATTACTCCAAAACTATTATTATTACAGCTGGAAACGGAGCTTTCCAACCTCGTAAATTAGAGTTGGAGCAAGCGAAAGAATATGAAGGAAAAAATCTTCATTACTTTATCAATGACTTAAATCAGTTTGCAGGGAAAAGGGTAATGGTATTTGGTGGTGGAGATTCTGCTGTTGACTGGGCATTAATGCTAGAGCCTATAGCTGATACTGTTTATTTAGCACATAGACGTGATAAATTCCGTGCCCATGAACATAGTGTAGAAAACCTTAAAAATTCAAAAGTAAACATTAAAACTCCATATATTCCTTCAGAATTAGTAGGAGATGAGGAAATCAAACAAGTGATTCTTGAAAATGTAACAACACAGGAAAAAGAAATTATTGATGTAGATGCAGTCATTGTAAACTATGGATTTGTTTCTTCTTTAGGCCCAATTAAGGAATGGGGCTTTGATATTCAAAAGAACTCTATTGTTGTTAACAGCAAAATGGAGACAAATATTCCAGGTATCTATGCAGCTGGAGACATATGCACATATGATGGAAAAGTGAAATTAATAGCGACAGGATTCGGAGAAGCCCCTACAGCTGTCAATAACGCTAAAACATATATGGATCCAAAAGCTCGCGTACAGCCTCTTCACAGTACTTCTTTGTTTAAATAGACGTTTCTAAAGACTAATGATAATCTTTTGTTTTCTTTAAATGTTTTGAAAAACAACTGATTACATTCAGTCTTTTTTTAATGAAACAAAAACACCGCTGCGTCATGAAGACCAATAAGGTGTTCATGACGCAGCGGTATTCAAATTTTAAACCTTGTTCTTAACACTCCTCAGGTGTTCCAGCCACTTTTGCTGTACGGAAAGAAGACCCGCAGCCACATGAAGCAATCGCATTAGGATTGTCGATGGTGAATCCTCCGCCCATTAGGGATTGCTTGAGAATGTTGTTATATCAATGTTTGTAGTTGTTTTTAGGGATTATGAATTGCAATCATGATTGTTGATTGCAATCCTATATGATTGTTAATGTCGATAACTGGATTATAACCAAAGTTTTACTTTTAAACAAGAAATACCATCTTGCCATTTTCATACTGATTATCAAATTACCTTTTTGACAAAAAAACAATTATTTACTATTACAACTTTGAGATATCAATAAAAGGGGTACTTAATCTCTTCTTAACTTCTGAAATCAAATCGTCGACTTCTTCTTTTGTCTCAAAGCGTCGATACTCAAATGCATAATCAAATTTCGTAGGATTGCTTTTATAAGGATTGATTCTCCAATTAATGTCATTTAGTAAATTACTGATTACTTTTGGATTAAGTGAAATTAGTTCTTCAAATAAAGAATCATATTCACTAAGCACATAACTAATAATGTCTATCTGTTTTGAATACTTATTTGAGTAGAAATCCTCAACAGAGTGCTGCTCTTCAAGAAAAGTAATCTTTAGTATTTCTTTTTTTTCATACAATTCTAGTATAATATTATGATTGGTCGTCTTTCTTTCTTCCATCTTTAGTATTTCTTCTCCGAAATTCTGAAGTTTTACTGCATATTTTTCATATTTGGTAACAAACTCCTCTTCTGATAGCTCGTAAACATCATACTTGATATCTTCTCTATTTGCCTTCATAAAGGACCACATATAACTTGAAAAATTCTCCCCATACTTTTTTTCAAGAAATTCTTTTTTACTTCTCGCTCTAACTTGAAGCTCATCCTCCCATTTTTGTTGTTTTTTCTTCTCAAATTTTCTAATCATAGTATCAAACCTAATATTACTTCCATTAATGATTTCTGTATAGGTCATTGAGCTATACTTAAACTCTTCGTTGTATAAGAACTTTATATCAGTTAATTTACAAGAATGCTCTAATGGGGAATGAAATTTATACTCTTGTGGAGGAAATTTTCGACCATACCTATCTTCACCCCTAATATCTTCATACCGAAATGAAAAATCAATAGTAACTTCAAGATTATCTAATTTTAAGTAATAGCAAAAACCTGTTGTATTAAAAATTGTTTCTACAGGGTCTTTACGACGTCGAGCTTTTTGGATATATAAGTCTTTTGAATTAGAATACAATAGAAATACATCTGCATCAAGAATCCAAAAATCTTGTATATTTGCTGCTCTATATAGATTGTGCCTATCTAACCAATCTTTTGAGGATAGTGAGCTATGTTGAAATTCAAAAGCCCATACTGACCCTTTTAGTTTTCCAGAGGTGTGAGTTACTAATATATCAGCAATTTGATGGGTTTCTGGAATATATACTTCCAAATCTACTTTGGCATTCGGAAATCGACTTATCAGCCATTTGTATAAAATGTCTTTACCTTGCAAATGCTGTTTCGTCTCCTTTTCATAATTTGTAACAACACATTCAGCTTTAGGAAGATGAGAAAAATATGCACCTTTTATTGGTCCATTATTATATCTTACCTTTTTAAGACAGTTTGGACACAATAACTCACCATTCCTTGATAATACTCTAGTTGCTTCATCCTCGCATTCTGACGCAAATATGCTCTTCCCCTCAGTCACACATCTTATCATATAAAATTCACTCCACACTTTTATTTTTGAGCATAATTCACCTATAATCTCCTAATATAAATAAGGATGCCTAGATTTCGTTATGAATGAGTCCTTTGTTGCTTTTAGTAATTATTTCGTTATATCCTCTTGTTTTAATTAGTCTCCATGTGTTAACCGATTGAATTTTAGCTTTAATTATTTAGACGTTGTTTTAACCATCTATATATATTGGCAATATTAACCTCAAACCCTTTGCCCTCTAACTTTGTTAATGACATAGCTCCTCCAAATATTTCTTCTTTATCCTCTTCTTCTTGTGAAATTGATTCAGCGATAAGAGACGTTTGAAGAATTGAAGCATCCAATAACCTTTTTTGTTGGTCTATCATGATTTGTTGTTGTCCAATAGTTTGAGACTGCAGTTGTATAGTAGCATTTAGAAGCATTATTTGACTTTTAAAGTGCTGGACATTAGCCATTAACTGTTGATTTTGGGGTTCGCTAGGATAGTTCATATATGCCATATCATTTAATATTGAGGGCAACTGCAAATATAATTCTAATGCTTCTTGAATACTCGATAATGCTATTTCCCTTGAGTCAGGCACTACTGTAAAAAGTACGCTACCAGCTTCATGGGTTATTTCTGTAGTAGCTTTAACACCTATATCTTTCAAGAATTCTGCAAAATAAATAAGATATTGTTCACAGGGAACACGAACATGTTTTGGGAAATCAAAGATAGTGGTTAGCATACCTTCTTTATTATCATTTAAGAGCTGAACTATCGCATTTTCCATCATTCTATTTACTAAAGTTAAGTAGTTATCTATATTATCTTGATTGGCATCAGCTGCACATATAAAATCTACTTGAAATCCATCTATATCAGCAATCCAACTACTTCCACTACTACCAAGTGCCCATTTTCTCAACTTACTTAGTAACTCTTCTGCACTAAAAATATTCTTCCATTTCTCTATATCCCATGAAAAATCAATAGAAAGTATAAATTCTTCTTCTATCTTTTCCTTATGTAAGTAGATATTTTGTTTAAACCCCAACTTCCAAGGAGATGAAATCTTAATTGATACCATATCTTCTTCTTCAAGTTCAAGCCTAATATCTCTAAATGGAGTTCTTGTTATTACTGCTGCTACTTGGTTCGAAAGTACATTAAAAGTAAACTCGTTCGGATAGTTAAGAATCTTCACTTTATCCCTATCAATAGCTTCTTCATCAACTACTAAATAAGGTTCATTTTGATGAAATATTGTTTTTATCATATTTGCTCCTTATAATTGTTCTTTTATAGCCCTATATATTGTCGCTCTACTAATACCAGTTATTGCTTCAATGTCTTTTACTGTCTTTATTTTTGCTCCTTCATTGTTTCTGCTATTAAATAACTCTAAAGCATGCTTTAATTTAGCGTTTTTCTCTGTATATTTCTTTGGTCGTCCTTTGTATACTCCTCTCTTCTTAGCTTCTTCAATCCCCTCGATTTGTCTTTCTCTAATCAAATCTGCTTCGAATTCAGCTATGCCAGATAAAACAGTAACCATCAGCTTTCCAATTGCTGTTCCTGTATCTAACTTATCTCCCCCCATATTCAATACTATAAGCGAGACACCTTTACTTTTTATGTAGTCAATAGTATCCAAAGCATCCTTAGTACTCCTCGCAAATCGGTCTAACTTGGTTACAACAATTGTGTCTCCATCCTTTACTGTCTCTAAGAGTAGTTTAAACTGCTCTCTATTTTCTGTCTTTCTTCCACTAACCTTTTCTTTAAAAATAGACTCACATTCAGCTTCTTGCAGTTGCTTAATTTGTGCTGTTAAATGTTGACCTGAAGATGACACACGTGCATAGCCATATTTCATATTCCCACCTCTTTTTTGATACATGTATATGAGACATCGTTAGAACAATTATATCAATCTATCATTTTTGTATCAATACGGTGTAGTCAAATGATACACAACAACCTACTACAATAGTCCAATAAGAATGTCGTAATTCTAATACGAATTATATTTATTGAAAGTTCCATTAAATATAATAAACGTTTATATCAATTGAACCCATAAAATCATCAAAGAGACACCCAATAGAGGTGCCTCTTTGATTTATTATCATATAACAAACAATCCGTTGTATCTTTTTTTCATTTTTTTAATTGTCAATTTTTAAAAATATTTTTTCTATGCCAAGTGAAATATTCCTTATTTTCAGGAAAGATAGACACCTTAGTTTCTTCAACTAATACGTAAATTTCATATTCTTCTTTACTTATTTTAGAAGAGATAAGTAAATTTCCTCTTTTATCTAGGGAGATAAGGCCTTTATCATAAAGTGCATCATGATTACAGCAAAGTAATAACCCATTATACGGATCTAACCGTTCTTCATTTGTGCTATCTTTCCAAGGTTTTGAATGGCTTGCTCTTAATACCTCGGGTAGTTTAATACCACATAATGCACACTGACCTTTCCATAATGGAAACATACCATTCCTAAATTTTTGCTGCCCCAATCTAATTTTTGTTTTCATTACTGATTCTGTTTCAACTATTATTGGAATTAAGGGATTATGTTCAGTTCTTCTAACAGCATCAATCGATAATTCTAGCTGTTCCTCATTTACTTGATAAATGTTCAATTCACTAATCATTTCAAGAAGTTTTATAGCTAGTTCTTCATTACATGGATATAAATATCCTTGATTCCCATTACCATCCTCCTGAAAAGGTGAATATTTAACTGGCAATAATGGCTTTATTTCATTAAACCTTTGACGTATATTAATCGGCTCATCTAATTGGTGATATTCTAAATTCACTAAATAACCCTCATTACTCCACTTACTCAGTCCGTTCAAACTTTGGGGTTTACTTTCTTCTTTACAGTTGTCACTCGCTATACTAATAGCAACAATGTTCCCCTTTACATAATGAAACACTCTATCCCCTTTTTTCACTTCTTTCATACGCTTCCATGAATGCGGTACTTTCTGACCTTTATCTTTCTGTGGAGACCAAATAATTCCTAAATCTTTTTCTTCCTGATATGTGTGTCCTTGCATAACTATAAAGTTGCTCATAAAACTTCCCCCTAATAAGACATTACTCTTTTCTATATACATTTCTTAAATAATCTAATTGCCCCTTTTTTCTCCTATTAATAAATAAAAATACGATGCTACTAGGTATATTAATATTAACTTAACATATCAAAAGAACAAGGTTAAACCATAAAATAAAAAGTCCCTATGCCACAGAATTAAATTGTGACTGGAGACTTCCTTAATATGTATCTCTTTTTATTAAGTAATTTCTATATTCTTTTTCCAGTTCTGCTACGAACTCAGATGGCTTAATATCTAAAGCCTCAGCTAATAAAAATATGGTTGTAATAGATGGTTGCTTTATATTTCTCTCTAACATGCTTATATATGTTCTATCTAAACCTGTTCTACCAGCTATTTCCTCTTGCGATAAACCCCTATCTTTTCTAATTAACTTTAATACATTTCCAATCATAATTGCCTTAATTTCCTTCAAGAGAAATCTCCTTTTTAGACAATTACACAATTTAAAAACCTTGCACTCCACGTACTATAGTCTACAAACCATTTATTATTTGTTATAATAAAATTGTAGACTATAGTATTAGTTCAAAAGAAGGGAAGGTGCTGTATTAAAACTACTATCAGTATGAATACTTATAAATAAAAAATTATCTAGAGGTGCAATTAATGAAAAAGCCATCATATTTTATTATCTTTCTACTCATCTTTTTACTTGCGGGATGTGGCAAAGAAGCTAAGTTTGAAAAGGCAATCGAATTTTTAAAAGAAAATAACTGGGAAGAGGCTAACGAAATCCTATCGAAACTCCCTTCTGATTATAAAGAGACATTGTTATTAAAACACTATGCTAATGGACAATTATTTTATAGTAAATCGAAGGATAAAGAACAAAATTTTGCTAAGAATATTGACGAACTTAATATGGATTTATCAACTAATTATAATGGAGAATTCAGAGAAGATATTAATAATTTGATAGAAGAAATGACTGAGAAACAAGAAGTTTATGACAAAAAAATATCAGAAAAGAATTTAAAAGAAGCAATTGAATTAGTACATAAAGAGGATTTTGAATCTAGTTTGGAAAAAATCAATCAACTAACTCATATTAAAAATACTTCAAGCGCAAAAAATTATATTCAAGCTAGAATAGAATTTGATAAGGACTCTCCAGATATTAATAAATATTTATTATATTTATCAAAAATTAGTTCTAATTATGATGGAATACTAGAGAAAGAAATTCATTCATATATAGAAAATCATACTATTGGCTGGAAAGAAATCAAGGAATACGCAGAAAATGTAAAATTTCTAGAAGAGAACATAATAGAACGTCCCTCATTACAGATGACTTCGGATGAAGTAAGAAATTCTACATGGGGAGAACCCATGGATATTAACAAAACAACTACAAGTAGTGGTATTCA of Niallia circulans contains these proteins:
- a CDS encoding glucose 1-dehydrogenase, with protein sequence MNSLFDFTNKTAIISGGSRGLGEQMAKTLGEAGANIVICSRNLEQCTKTAAKLQDKGIKVLALPCDVSKKEDIDHVISQTIAKFQTIDILINNSGTSWMAPFLDYPEEKWDKVLDVNLKGSFLFSQAAAKKMVEQKKGKIINISSVTAFNGTPPHLLDAIAYNTSKGALITLTKELAIKLARYNIQVNAIAPGFFPTSITTSLEDYKKQITAGIPARRLGELSDLDGIILLLAGESSNYITGQTIAIDGGLSSSL
- a CDS encoding alpha/beta fold hydrolase; translated protein: MAKKSIAKFIHTLSYDPAVGQSEKYAIWKKNKATLWYYPSKERKYKESIFLIYSIVNKPYILDLGPSMSLIEAFNNAGYDTYLIDFGIPAYEDRHLTIDDYITKYIQPGFKRAMRHANSDSFTVIGFCLGGTLASIFAALDNRYIKNLILAVSPINFSDFPDYDKWLNALRENELHLEELIDKMGIVPPESVKYGTRLLVAPLSFSHYLALLNRSGEDKYSEKWARMNKWTLDHIPVAGATFKQLMNDYVRDNKMIEGGLTINGEEVDLANIHSNLLVFSTKNDPLVPSSLCEPIMDLVSSQDKSFVLFEGGHAGLVASSHMPEPMEKWLQAHSTPL
- a CDS encoding leucyl aminopeptidase — protein: MFSYQKEWDFQNNHESIIIGLFDKSIKLEGQLQLLDEQFEGELNSLVKDGDISAKKKSVTVIHTFGKIGAKRIIFVGLGKKKELSFDELKAIFGATFKRITSEKWVETAVYLDSFISEENDAQDVAHACSEAFGLATYEFSGYKQKSNEPEKKITEITVYSHAEQEEVLSSLTVGYVYGQATNSARTLVNLPGNMLKAADLANYALELAEKYGFEAEILEREDMLKLGMGAMLAVNQGSTEPPKMIVLKYQGKDNWEDVIGLVGKGITFDTGGYSIKPKTGIVGMKTDMGGAAAVLGAMEIIGELRPEQNVVAVIPSTDNMISGNAFKPDDVITSMSGKTIEVLNTDAEGRLVLADAVTYAKHHGADYLVDVATLTGGVITALGMETTGAMTNNESLFEQVLEASYEAGEQMWRLPIFESHKKLVRNSPIADLNNSPGAAGHAIMGGAFIGEFAEETPWVHLDIAGTSTQSKATDLGNPGGTGAMTRTLALFVERFESTK
- a CDS encoding divergent PAP2 family protein, which produces MELLANFPLLASLAAIFFAQFVKVPITYFVTKKIDWSLLTSTGGMPSSHSAAVTALSTGVALQTGFDSPIFAVAAIFAIITMFDATGVRRQAGEQAIVLNRLVNDFNKFLNDAKGWQNKPEQEKRKELKELLGHKPIEVFFGGLTGIVLTLVLHMLIY
- a CDS encoding 3D domain-containing protein → MNFYKKFFRRVGMVLLFMAALLTTFQSISGVKASSINLSTNEHAQVSKNPDHIDHTIKQMSVALKSFKKALAEKTQISSSKEVAGKPPSLENMKDWSQYPTKRVIATGYTAGYESTGKNPGHPQFGITYSGVKVKRDLYSTIAADTSVFPIGTILFIPDYGFGVVADTGSAINGNRLDLYYETVQDVYSQWGKKTIDVYIVEMGKGKLTEETLSALNEEESMQVFRQQYTKAENK
- a CDS encoding NAD(P)/FAD-dependent oxidoreductase; the encoded protein is MEENQTIYDITVIGGGPVGMFTAFYGGMRQATVKIIESLPTLGGQLTALYPEKYIYDIAGFPKIRAQELVDNLEEQMKKFEQSIVLEQAVQTVEKQGDGIFKITTDKEVHYSKTIIITAGNGAFQPRKLELEQAKEYEGKNLHYFINDLNQFAGKRVMVFGGGDSAVDWALMLEPIADTVYLAHRRDKFRAHEHSVENLKNSKVNIKTPYIPSELVGDEEIKQVILENVTTQEKEIIDVDAVIVNYGFVSSLGPIKEWGFDIQKNSIVVNSKMETNIPGIYAAGDICTYDGKVKLIATGFGEAPTAVNNAKTYMDPKARVQPLHSTSLFK